In a genomic window of Sulfurisphaera tokodaii str. 7:
- a CDS encoding nascent polypeptide-associated complex protein, with protein sequence MLGLKTEQLDAVKVTIELKDKILIIENPTVIKMIAQGQEIYSVIGEAKEAQKEEPKVEIKDEDVKFVMEQTGKGEQEVKEALQKANGDIAKAILLLTGQET encoded by the coding sequence ATGTTAGGGTTAAAAACAGAACAGCTTGATGCTGTTAAAGTAACTATAGAACTAAAGGATAAAATTCTGATTATTGAAAACCCCACAGTAATAAAAATGATAGCACAAGGACAAGAAATCTATTCAGTCATTGGAGAAGCGAAAGAAGCGCAAAAAGAAGAGCCTAAAGTTGAGATTAAGGACGAGGATGTAAAGTTTGTAATGGAACAAACAGGTAAGGGAGAACAAGAAGTTAAAGAAGCACTTCAAAAGGCTAATGGAGATATCGCTAAAGCTATACTTTTACTGACTGGGCAAGAGACCTAA
- a CDS encoding type II toxin-antitoxin system VapC family toxin: MLKRLLRKGGKKLKEKYVLDTGPLSLLFAGNKEIRKYFEKMYTGSIEIYMSEVNLAEFLYLYILKMGKEIAIARHRYIRNSPIKILAPNENITQSAAILKSKYHYLSLADVFLIATAKEIGGKVITTDEDIEKTKEVEVIMIPLD; encoded by the coding sequence TTGCTAAAGAGGTTATTAAGGAAAGGAGGAAAGAAGTTGAAAGAGAAATACGTTCTTGATACAGGGCCTCTATCTTTATTATTCGCTGGAAATAAAGAAATCAGGAAATATTTTGAGAAAATGTATACTGGAAGCATAGAAATTTACATGAGTGAAGTAAATTTAGCTGAATTTCTCTACCTATATATTCTAAAAATGGGAAAGGAAATTGCAATTGCTAGACATAGATATATTAGAAATTCTCCAATTAAGATTTTAGCTCCAAATGAAAATATAACCCAAAGTGCAGCAATATTAAAGAGCAAATATCATTATCTTTCTTTAGCTGATGTATTTCTTATAGCTACTGCGAAAGAAATTGGAGGCAAAGTTATTACTACAGATGAAGATATAGAAAAAACTAAAGAAGTTGAAGTAATAATGATCCCTTTAGATTAA
- a CDS encoding AbrB/MazE/SpoVT family DNA-binding domain-containing protein: MEKYRVKVYKKGIIVIPKEIREKIGIKEGDILELTVNGNKIDIEKPMTLLDLFGVDGEVAVEVAKEVIKERRKEVEREIRS, from the coding sequence ATGGAAAAGTATAGGGTAAAGGTTTATAAAAAAGGAATAATAGTCATCCCAAAAGAGATAAGGGAAAAAATAGGAATAAAAGAAGGAGATATATTAGAGTTAACAGTTAACGGAAATAAGATAGACATAGAGAAACCCATGACACTCTTAGATCTCTTTGGGGTTGACGGAGAAGTAGCTGTAGAAGTTGCTAAAGAGGTTATTAAGGAAAGGAGGAAAGAAGTTGAAAGAGAAATACGTTCTTGA
- a CDS encoding MBL fold metallo-hydrolase produces MEYSIKILGGGKEVGRAAIEVTTSSESIILDYGVNFDANDNPNLPLQEVPSRVKGFIVSHSHLDHVGALPLYQISGNFPIFGTRLTRLITELMLKDFLKLSGAKVPFEWTEVRKVMDNFRSVKYHEEFEVGTFKTELGDAGHIPGSSMIKIKTEKGNIVYTGDTNVINTHLVKPAELEFLRDANVLIIESTYGRFNHPERKVVEDEFFESVKEVVEGGGTVLVPAFSLSRSQEILSVLSSKNFDYPVYYDGMVKEITELMIQNPEFINDYESLKKAYNYFKYVNGWNDRNKATRNEGVIVSSAGMLKGGPAVYYFKKIADNPKNAVFLVSYQAENTPGRRLLETGKFDEYSPMLKARFQIFDFSSHAGKNQLKDMIKSAKNLEKVILVHGSPDSSSVLAEELKRELGVEVIVAENGQEIKVF; encoded by the coding sequence ATGGAGTATTCTATTAAGATTTTAGGCGGAGGAAAAGAGGTAGGTAGGGCAGCTATTGAGGTTACTACTTCATCAGAGAGTATTATCCTTGATTACGGGGTTAACTTTGATGCTAATGATAATCCTAATTTACCATTACAAGAAGTTCCAAGTAGGGTTAAAGGTTTTATAGTCTCACATTCCCATCTGGACCACGTTGGTGCTTTACCACTTTATCAGATTTCTGGTAATTTTCCTATATTTGGTACAAGGCTTACTAGATTAATTACCGAATTGATGTTGAAGGACTTTCTAAAACTTTCAGGGGCTAAAGTACCCTTTGAGTGGACTGAAGTTAGAAAAGTGATGGATAATTTTAGGTCTGTAAAATATCATGAAGAGTTTGAAGTTGGTACTTTTAAGACTGAGTTAGGTGATGCTGGTCATATCCCAGGTAGTTCTATGATAAAAATAAAGACTGAAAAAGGTAATATTGTCTATACTGGAGATACAAATGTAATTAATACTCATTTAGTAAAGCCAGCTGAACTCGAATTTTTGCGTGATGCAAACGTTCTAATTATAGAAAGTACTTATGGTAGATTTAATCATCCAGAGAGGAAAGTCGTTGAGGATGAATTCTTTGAAAGTGTTAAAGAGGTTGTTGAGGGAGGAGGGACTGTTTTAGTTCCAGCGTTTAGTTTGTCTAGGAGTCAAGAAATTCTCTCAGTTCTTTCAAGTAAGAATTTTGATTACCCAGTATATTATGATGGAATGGTTAAGGAGATTACTGAATTAATGATTCAAAATCCAGAGTTCATTAATGATTATGAATCCTTAAAGAAGGCTTACAACTATTTTAAGTACGTTAATGGGTGGAATGATAGAAATAAGGCTACTAGGAATGAAGGTGTTATTGTGAGTAGTGCTGGAATGCTAAAGGGAGGGCCCGCTGTTTACTATTTTAAGAAGATTGCTGATAATCCCAAGAACGCTGTGTTTTTAGTTAGTTATCAAGCCGAAAATACCCCGGGTAGGAGACTTTTAGAAACTGGTAAGTTTGATGAGTATTCGCCTATGTTAAAGGCTAGGTTCCAAATTTTTGATTTCTCAAGTCATGCTGGTAAGAACCAGTTGAAAGATATGATTAAGTCTGCTAAGAATTTGGAAAAAGTAATACTGGTTCACGGTTCACCAGACAGTTCTTCTGTTCTTGCTGAAGAATTAAAGAGAGAACTAGGAGTTGAAGTTATAGTTGCTGAAAACGGACAAGAGATAAAGGTGTTCTGA
- a CDS encoding helix-turn-helix domain-containing protein — MDYLIETLAKRILGDIGWSSSPGSVMKKWREAFQISQGELARYLGITQSVIADYERGRRNPGVEFLRKYVRALIEIDASRGYKMINELLKGYTLMLPYIDDLGDFSVPVGVDEIVTAVNGFIPNSFIPEVKIYGWMVTDSVKAITSLKGMEFYQLLNFMIGRAVVFTNVSSGRSPMIALKIAPIKPPLVVFHRPVRLDPLALLLAEKDNIVIVVSTFTKAEDITKRIRSLAQSVKV, encoded by the coding sequence GTGGATTACTTAATTGAAACATTAGCTAAGAGAATTTTAGGAGATATTGGTTGGAGTTCTTCCCCCGGCTCAGTTATGAAGAAGTGGAGGGAGGCTTTTCAAATTAGTCAAGGTGAGTTAGCTAGGTATTTGGGAATTACTCAGTCTGTTATTGCTGATTATGAAAGGGGAAGAAGGAATCCCGGTGTTGAGTTTTTACGTAAATATGTTAGAGCCCTTATCGAAATAGACGCTTCAAGGGGTTATAAAATGATAAATGAGCTTTTAAAGGGTTATACGTTAATGTTGCCATACATAGATGATCTAGGAGATTTTTCAGTTCCGGTAGGTGTTGATGAGATTGTTACTGCTGTTAATGGTTTTATACCTAACTCTTTCATTCCAGAAGTTAAAATTTACGGTTGGATGGTTACAGATAGTGTTAAGGCTATAACTAGTCTGAAGGGAATGGAGTTTTATCAATTACTTAATTTTATGATTGGAAGGGCTGTAGTTTTCACTAATGTCTCTTCCGGTAGGTCCCCAATGATTGCTTTAAAAATTGCCCCTATTAAGCCCCCATTAGTGGTTTTTCATAGACCAGTTAGGTTAGATCCTCTTGCCCTACTGTTAGCCGAAAAAGATAATATTGTGATAGTAGTATCAACTTTTACTAAAGCTGAGGATATAACAAAAAGGATTAGGTCTCTTGCCCAGTCAGTAAAAGTATAG
- a CDS encoding glycosyltransferase family 4 protein, with translation MNLGIIYDNLLSPTFAGGGAVHSFEVITRLKKYYKIIYYPSTSVFRWKIEDIERKAKELEIMGIKIADEFYTFLENRRKPKELLRYYDVNNIDLLYEPDHRSPEIFYLGKRTKKFGLTLHEPLFYDDSLTYLKRLIKFYGINPYTGKGFHTRFLYNELYAKPLYKRLIKKTNPTFIAAVSEGTLEISGLKGEVIKPGNAFDKELLDYRNKGKEDYIVFWSRLNQDKGIAELLDVVHMINKMSGKNFKLVVMGKFFDKFNERRFWRKVKKYSLNVDYLGFVERRKLYEIVSRAKLFIYPSHVDGFSLVVLESLASGTPVVAYDIPAIRTVYKGLNAVRIVREFDKESMAKESLSILSMSEGEIEAIMNEENLLNFLKLHSSWDNVAESVRRIIDKYTKK, from the coding sequence ATGAATTTAGGAATAATTTATGATAATTTGCTTTCTCCTACCTTTGCAGGCGGAGGTGCTGTTCACTCTTTTGAGGTAATAACTAGATTAAAGAAATATTACAAAATCATATATTACCCTTCAACATCAGTCTTCAGATGGAAAATCGAGGATATAGAAAGAAAAGCTAAGGAACTGGAAATTATGGGAATCAAGATTGCTGACGAATTTTATACTTTTCTTGAAAATAGAAGAAAGCCTAAGGAACTGCTACGTTATTACGACGTAAATAACATAGATTTGCTTTATGAGCCAGACCACAGATCTCCAGAAATTTTCTACCTAGGTAAAAGAACAAAAAAATTTGGGCTAACACTTCATGAACCGTTATTTTATGATGACTCATTAACATATCTGAAAAGATTGATAAAGTTCTACGGAATAAACCCGTATACTGGAAAAGGTTTTCATACGAGGTTTTTGTATAATGAGTTGTATGCAAAACCATTATATAAGAGACTAATAAAGAAGACAAACCCCACTTTTATCGCAGCTGTGAGTGAGGGGACTTTAGAGATATCTGGCTTAAAGGGTGAGGTAATAAAACCTGGAAATGCGTTTGATAAAGAACTTCTGGATTATAGAAATAAAGGAAAAGAGGATTACATAGTATTTTGGAGTAGATTAAATCAGGATAAAGGAATAGCAGAACTATTAGACGTAGTCCACATGATAAATAAGATGTCTGGAAAAAACTTCAAATTAGTTGTGATGGGAAAGTTTTTTGATAAATTTAACGAGAGAAGATTCTGGAGAAAAGTTAAAAAATACAGTCTAAACGTTGATTATTTAGGCTTTGTTGAGAGGAGAAAACTCTATGAGATTGTTTCTAGAGCTAAATTGTTTATATATCCTTCTCATGTTGACGGATTTTCCTTGGTAGTTCTCGAGTCTTTAGCTTCCGGTACACCAGTAGTGGCTTATGATATTCCAGCAATAAGAACAGTATACAAAGGGTTAAATGCAGTAAGGATAGTAAGGGAGTTTGATAAAGAAAGCATGGCAAAAGAATCTCTATCAATACTTTCTATGAGCGAAGGAGAAATAGAAGCTATTATGAATGAGGAGAATCTTTTAAACTTTCTCAAGCTTCACTCCAGCTGGGATAATGTAGCTGAGTCTGTAAGGAGAATCATAGATAAGTATACTAAAAAATAG
- a CDS encoding threonyl-tRNA synthetase editing domain-containing protein, translating to MILLFIHASDFSFSVRDKAIKNPEEPKLQSLKKENVLVVFTTVEKGDDEEIVKKAVDEILEVYSKVKASSVVIYPYAHLSDNLESPSIAIPILQKLEEGVKEKNIEVYRTPFGWYKQFMINCYGHPLSELSKRVRHEIEYEKSDELSICEKFGFPNSPYAYFLRNAVLEYVKWLSKATSITEDEDVEEGEISIKYLEPHGRRLPCINESPHIKVKVKGKIDIVSQFSDSKNSYKIVEEKEEYSEVDVNLLTYYYLLSAQKESPPTLPIWLSPIQVRILPVKQDFVKSAIEIASKINGRVDVDDLPDGLGAKIARAGKDWIPYVVILGEREIKTLSLTVKVRKRNEQRSYTIEELNEELNREDPLKMKSNFPLLLSQRSKKYIVSK from the coding sequence TTGATTTTGCTTTTTATCCATGCATCTGACTTTTCTTTCTCTGTTAGAGATAAAGCGATTAAAAATCCTGAAGAACCTAAATTACAGAGCTTAAAAAAGGAAAATGTTTTGGTAGTATTCACAACTGTAGAAAAGGGGGATGATGAGGAGATTGTAAAAAAGGCTGTTGACGAGATTTTAGAGGTATATAGTAAAGTTAAAGCTTCTTCAGTAGTTATATATCCTTATGCTCATCTTTCTGATAATCTTGAATCACCGTCAATAGCTATTCCTATTTTACAAAAGCTTGAAGAAGGTGTAAAAGAGAAAAACATAGAAGTATATAGAACTCCTTTCGGATGGTATAAGCAGTTTATGATAAACTGTTATGGTCATCCATTAAGTGAGTTAAGTAAAAGGGTAAGACATGAGATTGAGTACGAAAAAAGTGATGAACTCTCTATCTGTGAAAAATTTGGCTTCCCAAATTCACCTTATGCATACTTTTTACGTAATGCTGTACTTGAGTATGTAAAGTGGTTAAGTAAGGCTACTTCTATAACTGAAGATGAAGATGTGGAAGAAGGAGAAATTAGTATAAAATATTTAGAACCGCATGGTAGAAGATTGCCATGTATTAATGAGTCTCCTCACATAAAAGTTAAGGTAAAAGGTAAGATTGACATAGTTTCACAATTTTCGGATTCAAAAAATAGTTATAAGATAGTTGAAGAAAAAGAAGAATATAGTGAGGTAGATGTCAATTTATTAACTTATTATTACTTACTTTCTGCACAGAAAGAATCTCCTCCTACACTTCCTATTTGGTTATCTCCAATACAAGTTAGAATTTTACCAGTTAAGCAAGATTTTGTAAAAAGCGCAATTGAGATTGCAAGTAAAATTAATGGAAGAGTTGATGTAGACGATTTGCCGGATGGATTAGGTGCTAAAATTGCTAGAGCTGGTAAAGATTGGATACCCTATGTTGTAATTCTAGGCGAGAGAGAAATTAAGACTCTTTCTTTGACAGTAAAAGTTAGGAAAAGGAATGAGCAAAGAAGTTATACTATTGAGGAACTTAATGAGGAACTTAACAGAGAAGACCCTCTAAAAATGAAGAGTAATTTCCCCTTACTGCTATCTCAGAGGAGCAAAAAGTATATTGTAAGTAAATAG
- a CDS encoding glycosyltransferase family A protein, with protein sequence MVEISVIITAYNRKQYYKDAVRSVLNQTLDNDKYEVILVANFDASEYAKEEGIRFVYSDKSDSGKQVFDGIKVAKGRIISFLDDDDMFTKEKLENVYEAFKSYQNLGVYRDRVLFFYGEKIIQKEVEKMDPLLLKNRDKDDYIKMANYRKYGFHSSSTFSILRELLLQKADILMQMKRAIDWFYERIFYVSKYDMLWDSRATTLYRLSFSSSMRTLDSLENYIKSSAERSYIYCLDMLTVDSMLPQNLKKIHSYEVSLSKVRYKFISKETAKECVPSLSDYIRVFKKSYLGSHKALVLASLLPYSLRKSLIRKSYEREKARLLKMIQ encoded by the coding sequence ATGGTTGAAATTTCGGTAATAATTACAGCATATAATAGAAAGCAGTATTATAAAGATGCAGTAAGAAGTGTACTTAACCAAACACTGGATAACGATAAATATGAGGTGATATTGGTAGCCAATTTTGATGCTAGCGAATATGCTAAAGAAGAAGGGATAAGGTTTGTATATAGTGATAAGAGTGATTCAGGAAAGCAAGTATTTGATGGCATAAAGGTAGCTAAAGGTAGAATAATTTCATTCTTAGACGACGATGACATGTTCACCAAAGAGAAACTGGAAAATGTTTATGAAGCGTTCAAAAGTTACCAAAATCTAGGAGTTTATAGGGATAGAGTACTATTTTTCTATGGGGAAAAAATTATACAGAAGGAAGTAGAAAAAATGGACCCTCTTTTACTTAAAAATAGAGATAAAGATGACTATATTAAAATGGCTAACTATAGAAAATACGGTTTTCATAGTAGTTCTACTTTCTCAATTTTAAGAGAATTACTTCTACAAAAAGCTGACATTTTAATGCAAATGAAAAGGGCTATTGATTGGTTTTATGAGAGGATATTCTATGTGTCAAAATATGATATGCTTTGGGATAGCAGAGCAACAACCCTTTATAGGCTTTCATTTTCATCATCTATGAGAACATTAGATAGTCTAGAGAACTACATTAAGAGCTCTGCAGAAAGATCATATATATACTGTTTAGATATGTTAACTGTTGACTCTATGTTACCTCAAAATTTAAAGAAAATCCATAGCTACGAAGTATCACTATCAAAAGTGAGGTACAAGTTCATTTCTAAAGAAACAGCTAAAGAATGTGTTCCTTCTTTAAGTGACTATATTAGAGTTTTTAAGAAGTCATATTTAGGGTCTCATAAAGCTTTAGTATTAGCCTCTCTACTTCCTTATTCTTTAAGAAAATCTTTAATTAGAAAGAGTTACGAGAGGGAAAAAGCACGATTATTAAAGATGATACAATAA
- the glmS gene encoding glutamine--fructose-6-phosphate transaminase (isomerizing), translated as MCGIIGIVSLRESKKLAEMTVSALKRLEYRGYDSVGVASISSNGLEIRKAKGKVEEVVLQKKIEEMEGYVFLGHTRWATHGPPTDYNAHPHTDCNGNIAVVHNGTIKNYKELREELESLGHKFKSETDTEVIPHLIEEFMKRGMDPFQAFKSAIKSLEGSYAVLAVINGERRIFFAKKDNPLIIGLGEGQNFIASDIPAFLPYTKRILVIRDDELGFITPETVYLEDKDGNVINIKERIRSVDWDIETASKEGYPHFMIKEIHESPRAVKETIDSLMSDIDLVEKVIEEIKNAERVIVIGAGTSYHAGLYFSIELNRLGINSLPVIASEYYNVRSKKGDLVFAISQSGETIDVLQGIRMMRNSGAKIISLTNVIESAIARESDYKIYMRAGPEIGVAATKTFTTQLASILFILSVLKKENLKKMEKAPDIVRDTISQVEGLTKKIGEELAKKSNIYYLGRGLSLPLAMEGALKIKEIAYVHAEAYPAGESKHGPISLVEKGFPVVIINDGELTELLQNNLMEMKARGARIYAVSVNKKMKDADVEIELQSEIPVLSIAPVIQLIAYYAAVTKGYDPDKPRNLAKTVTVE; from the coding sequence GTGTGCGGAATAATTGGTATAGTATCACTAAGGGAAAGTAAAAAACTTGCTGAAATGACAGTTTCAGCTTTGAAAAGACTTGAATATAGAGGTTATGATAGTGTTGGTGTTGCCTCAATAAGCTCTAATGGTTTAGAAATTAGAAAGGCAAAAGGAAAAGTAGAAGAGGTTGTTCTTCAGAAGAAGATTGAGGAAATGGAAGGATATGTGTTCTTAGGCCATACTAGATGGGCTACTCATGGTCCTCCTACTGATTATAACGCTCATCCTCACACTGACTGTAATGGTAATATAGCTGTAGTACATAATGGGACTATAAAGAATTATAAAGAATTAAGAGAGGAACTTGAGAGTTTAGGTCATAAATTCAAGAGTGAAACTGATACTGAAGTCATCCCCCATTTAATTGAGGAATTTATGAAACGAGGAATGGATCCTTTTCAAGCTTTTAAGTCAGCGATAAAAAGCCTTGAAGGTAGCTATGCAGTCTTGGCTGTTATAAACGGTGAAAGAAGAATATTCTTTGCTAAAAAAGATAATCCATTAATAATAGGATTAGGTGAAGGGCAAAATTTTATTGCAAGCGATATTCCAGCTTTCTTACCTTATACTAAAAGAATACTAGTTATCAGAGATGACGAGTTAGGTTTTATAACACCAGAAACTGTTTATTTAGAAGATAAAGACGGTAATGTCATCAATATAAAAGAAAGGATAAGAAGTGTAGATTGGGATATAGAAACTGCTAGTAAAGAAGGATATCCTCATTTTATGATTAAGGAAATTCATGAATCACCAAGGGCAGTAAAAGAGACAATAGACAGCCTAATGAGTGACATAGACTTAGTAGAGAAAGTTATAGAAGAAATAAAAAATGCTGAGAGAGTTATAGTTATAGGAGCTGGAACAAGTTATCATGCTGGTCTTTACTTTTCAATAGAACTTAACAGACTTGGTATAAACTCTCTACCCGTAATAGCTTCTGAGTACTATAATGTGAGGAGTAAAAAAGGGGACTTAGTTTTTGCGATAAGTCAAAGCGGTGAAACAATAGATGTACTTCAAGGGATAAGAATGATGCGAAATAGTGGTGCTAAAATTATCTCTCTAACTAACGTTATAGAAAGTGCTATAGCTAGAGAAAGCGATTATAAAATCTACATGAGGGCAGGACCAGAAATTGGTGTAGCCGCAACAAAAACTTTTACAACACAATTAGCTTCAATTCTCTTCATCCTATCCGTTTTAAAGAAGGAGAATCTAAAGAAAATGGAAAAAGCTCCAGATATAGTGAGAGATACAATATCACAAGTAGAAGGATTAACAAAGAAAATTGGAGAAGAATTAGCTAAGAAAAGTAATATATACTACTTGGGTAGAGGACTCTCACTACCACTAGCAATGGAAGGTGCATTAAAAATAAAAGAAATAGCTTATGTACATGCCGAAGCATATCCTGCTGGTGAAAGTAAGCATGGGCCAATATCTCTAGTAGAAAAAGGATTCCCAGTAGTTATAATAAATGATGGTGAATTAACAGAACTCTTACAAAATAATTTAATGGAAATGAAGGCTAGAGGGGCTAGAATTTATGCAGTAAGCGTGAATAAAAAGATGAAAGATGCTGATGTTGAAATAGAGCTTCAGTCCGAGATCCCAGTATTATCTATAGCCCCAGTAATCCAATTAATAGCATATTATGCTGCAGTAACTAAAGGATATGACCCAGATAAACCAAGAAACTTAGCTAAAACAGTTACTGTAGAATAA